The Corallococcus silvisoli genome has a segment encoding these proteins:
- a CDS encoding HupE/UreJ family protein — protein sequence MKALSLALLLLPVVALAHKPSDSYLHLDRAGEGFTGRWDVALRDLEEVLVLDADGDGAITWAELGARQADVSGYALARLKLSAEGAPCPLSPAAALRVVRHSDGAYAVIDFTSACPVAPRALDVDYSLLFDRDPQHRGIVRVGSDGAGEPLVLSASRHTAQVSLEGLSPWRRFGQMVHSGIEHIWAGIDHLLFLLALLLPSVLRRDRATGRWVPVGDFGAAVKDVVKVVSAFTLAHSLTLSAASLGWVSLPSRLVESAIAASVVVAALNNVFPLMDRTRWLAAFALGLLHGFGFASVLADLELPAGSLAVTLFGFNVGVELGQLACVAVFLPFAFVLRGTPVYRRALLVGGSAVIALVACAWFAERAFGVAMSLT from the coding sequence ATGAAGGCCCTGTCCCTGGCGCTGCTCCTCCTCCCCGTCGTCGCGCTGGCCCACAAGCCGAGCGACAGCTACCTGCACCTGGACCGCGCAGGCGAGGGCTTCACCGGGCGCTGGGACGTGGCCCTGCGCGACCTGGAAGAAGTCTTGGTCCTGGACGCGGATGGCGACGGCGCCATCACCTGGGCCGAGCTGGGCGCGCGGCAGGCGGACGTCTCGGGCTACGCGCTCGCCCGGCTGAAGCTGTCCGCGGAGGGCGCCCCGTGCCCGCTGTCCCCCGCCGCCGCGCTGCGAGTGGTGCGTCACTCCGACGGAGCCTACGCCGTCATCGACTTCACCTCCGCGTGCCCGGTCGCGCCGCGCGCGCTGGACGTGGACTACTCGCTGCTCTTCGACCGCGACCCGCAGCACCGGGGCATCGTGCGGGTGGGCAGCGACGGCGCCGGCGAACCCCTGGTCCTCTCCGCCTCGCGCCACACCGCCCAGGTGTCCTTGGAAGGGCTGTCTCCCTGGAGGCGCTTCGGTCAGATGGTGCACTCCGGCATCGAACACATCTGGGCGGGCATCGATCACCTGCTCTTCCTCCTGGCGCTGCTGCTGCCGTCCGTCCTGCGGCGCGACCGTGCGACGGGGCGTTGGGTTCCAGTCGGAGACTTCGGCGCGGCGGTGAAGGACGTGGTGAAGGTGGTGTCTGCCTTTACGCTCGCGCATTCCCTGACGCTCAGCGCCGCGTCCCTGGGCTGGGTGTCGTTGCCATCACGACTGGTGGAGTCCGCCATCGCCGCCAGCGTCGTCGTCGCCGCGCTCAACAATGTCTTTCCGCTGATGGACCGCACCCGGTGGCTGGCGGCGTTCGCGCTGGGCTTGCTCCACGGCTTTGGCTTCGCGTCCGTGCTGGCGGACCTGGAGCTGCCCGCCGGTAGCCTCGCCGTCACACTGTTTGGATTCAACGTGGGCGTGGAGCTGGGGCAGCTCGCGTGCGTGGCCGTGTTCCTGCCGTTCGCATTCGTCCTGCGCGGGACACCTGTGTACCGCAGGGCATTGCTCGTGGGCGGCTCCGCGGTGATCGCCCTGGTGGCGTGCGCTTGGTTCGCGGAGCGCGCTTTCGGCGTCGCAATGTCTCTCACCTGA
- a CDS encoding efflux RND transporter permease subunit, producing MATEPRATLPGRILSASFARPGLTVLLVLALAAFGLVALKNLRQDVFPDLSAPIFNVIVQNPAMGAEELETAVAIPMEVTLAGLPQVRRIRSTSQLGVTQVTVEFEPDADYFRSRQYVVERVAQAQAELPPGTDAPLVSSLTGRLNEVFEFTLEAEPGSADLMALRDLAEFDIKNRLLAVPGVAGVERLGGYLRQFQVLLDPDQLVARGITLDEVQHGLEGASLNASGGFVVQGAMEWTVRAVGRAETVEDLNNTVVALRDGTPVLLGDVADVREAPALRRGLAHRLKGEVVSCRVSKQFGADTVRVAAGVRAAIDELRRSLPPGVELRVVYDQSELVGSALGGVGRAILLGAFLVVGVLFLMLGDWRAALIVTLTLPLSLALAGLLLKAAGVGLNTMTLGGLAIAVGLLVDAAIIVVENVIHDLREGRGRRSVRDEALAAAMEVGRPIAFATLIVVAVFIPLFAMTGIEGRMYQPLAAAVVACLAASLALALTLVPVVSGLLLRAPREDAPEDVWLIRKVKAAYAPLLEKCMRHAGLVRVVALAITVPALGLAFMVGSDFMPRLDEGAFLIQTVLPPEASLDEVDRLNHRVEDVLREFPEVDDVVRRTGRAERTEDPMPHTLSDVLVVLKKDAPGDREALEKRMREAVEKVPGVSALFTTPLGMRIDEGLGGSPADLSVRIFGPDLETLAHLAEQARAVMAKVDGVEDLRVEKLSGLPQLRIAVNRAAVARVGLTPGDVIRAIRVGLVGEEAAQIWRGQRRYDLVLRLADHRRGDVNALRNLLVDGHDGTRIPLSQLATIEETSGAGSVRREAGSRRIAVEAGVSGRDLGSTAAEVRESLAQGLKLPTGYFVDVGGKVESQERAAQSLTAAIAVALLAVFILLYLALGSVAEALVILATLPDAFVGGILALLLAGETWNVSSLVGLIGLFGIAVQNGLVLVAQTKDLMARGKPFAEAVREASLGRVRPKLMTAGTAILGLLPLLVLPLHGTEIERPLAVVMVGGLVTSTLFTLLALPTFYALVHGFQERLQARRAARKASA from the coding sequence ATGGCCACTGAACCTCGCGCGACGCTCCCAGGGCGCATCCTGAGCGCCTCCTTCGCCCGGCCGGGACTCACCGTCCTCCTGGTCCTGGCGCTGGCGGCCTTCGGACTGGTGGCCCTCAAGAACCTGCGACAGGACGTGTTCCCGGACCTGTCCGCGCCCATCTTCAACGTCATCGTGCAGAACCCGGCCATGGGCGCCGAGGAGCTGGAGACGGCGGTGGCCATCCCCATGGAGGTGACGCTGGCGGGCCTGCCGCAGGTGCGCCGCATCCGCTCCACCTCGCAGCTGGGCGTGACCCAGGTGACGGTGGAGTTCGAACCGGACGCGGACTACTTCCGCAGCCGCCAGTACGTGGTGGAGCGCGTGGCGCAGGCGCAGGCGGAGCTGCCGCCCGGCACCGACGCGCCGCTCGTCTCCAGCCTCACGGGCCGGCTCAACGAAGTCTTCGAGTTCACGCTGGAGGCGGAGCCCGGCAGCGCGGACCTGATGGCGCTGCGCGACCTGGCGGAGTTCGACATCAAGAACCGGCTGCTCGCGGTGCCCGGCGTCGCGGGCGTGGAGCGGCTGGGCGGCTACCTGCGCCAGTTCCAGGTGCTGCTGGATCCGGATCAGCTGGTGGCGCGCGGCATCACCCTGGACGAGGTGCAGCACGGCCTGGAGGGCGCGAGCCTCAACGCGTCCGGAGGCTTCGTGGTGCAGGGGGCCATGGAGTGGACGGTGCGCGCGGTGGGCCGGGCGGAGACGGTGGAGGACCTGAACAACACCGTGGTCGCGCTGCGGGACGGCACGCCCGTGCTGCTGGGGGACGTGGCGGACGTGCGCGAGGCCCCCGCGCTGCGGCGGGGCCTGGCGCACCGGCTGAAGGGCGAGGTGGTGAGCTGCCGCGTGAGCAAGCAATTCGGCGCGGACACGGTGCGGGTGGCCGCGGGCGTGCGCGCGGCCATCGACGAGCTGCGCCGCTCGCTGCCGCCGGGGGTGGAGCTGCGCGTCGTCTACGATCAGTCGGAGCTCGTGGGCTCCGCGCTGGGAGGCGTGGGCCGCGCCATCCTGCTGGGCGCGTTCCTGGTGGTGGGCGTGCTCTTCCTGATGCTGGGGGACTGGCGCGCGGCGCTCATCGTCACGCTCACCCTGCCCCTGTCGCTGGCGCTGGCGGGGTTGCTGTTGAAGGCGGCGGGCGTCGGGTTGAACACGATGACGCTGGGAGGGCTGGCCATCGCGGTGGGCCTGCTGGTGGACGCGGCCATCATCGTCGTGGAGAACGTCATCCACGACCTGCGCGAGGGCCGGGGGCGCCGCTCGGTGCGCGACGAGGCGCTGGCCGCGGCGATGGAGGTGGGCAGGCCCATCGCCTTCGCCACGCTCATCGTGGTGGCGGTCTTCATCCCGCTGTTCGCGATGACGGGCATCGAGGGCCGCATGTATCAGCCGCTCGCCGCGGCGGTGGTGGCGTGTCTGGCCGCGTCGCTCGCCCTGGCGCTCACGCTGGTGCCGGTGGTGTCGGGGCTCCTGCTGCGCGCCCCCCGCGAGGATGCCCCCGAGGACGTGTGGCTCATCCGCAAGGTGAAGGCCGCCTACGCGCCGCTGCTGGAGAAGTGCATGCGCCACGCGGGGCTGGTGCGCGTGGTGGCGCTGGCCATCACCGTGCCCGCGCTGGGGCTGGCCTTCATGGTGGGCAGCGACTTCATGCCCCGCCTGGACGAGGGCGCGTTCCTCATCCAGACGGTGCTGCCGCCGGAGGCGTCCCTGGACGAGGTGGACCGGCTCAACCACCGCGTGGAGGACGTGCTGCGCGAGTTCCCGGAGGTGGACGACGTGGTGCGCCGCACCGGCCGCGCCGAGCGCACCGAGGACCCGATGCCCCACACGCTCTCCGACGTGCTGGTGGTCCTCAAGAAGGACGCGCCCGGGGACCGCGAGGCGCTGGAGAAGCGGATGCGCGAAGCGGTGGAGAAGGTGCCCGGCGTGTCGGCGCTCTTCACCACGCCGCTGGGCATGCGCATCGACGAGGGCCTGGGGGGCAGCCCCGCCGACCTGTCCGTGCGCATCTTCGGGCCGGACCTGGAGACGCTGGCACACCTCGCGGAGCAGGCGCGCGCCGTGATGGCCAAGGTGGACGGCGTGGAGGACCTGCGGGTGGAGAAGTTGAGCGGCCTCCCCCAGCTGCGCATCGCGGTGAACCGCGCCGCGGTGGCCAGGGTGGGCCTGACGCCCGGGGACGTCATCCGGGCCATCCGCGTGGGGCTCGTGGGCGAGGAGGCCGCGCAGATCTGGCGGGGCCAGCGCCGCTACGACCTGGTGCTGCGCCTGGCGGACCATCGCCGGGGCGACGTGAACGCCCTGCGCAACCTGCTGGTGGACGGCCACGACGGCACGCGCATCCCGTTGAGCCAGCTGGCCACGATTGAAGAGACCTCCGGCGCGGGGAGCGTGCGGCGCGAGGCGGGCAGCCGGCGCATCGCGGTGGAGGCCGGGGTGTCCGGGCGCGACCTGGGCAGCACGGCGGCGGAGGTGCGCGAGTCCCTGGCCCAGGGGCTGAAGCTGCCCACGGGCTACTTCGTGGACGTGGGCGGCAAGGTGGAGAGCCAGGAGCGCGCGGCGCAGTCGCTGACGGCGGCCATCGCCGTGGCGCTGCTGGCGGTGTTCATCCTGCTGTACCTCGCGCTGGGTTCGGTGGCGGAGGCGCTGGTCATCCTGGCCACGCTGCCAGACGCGTTCGTGGGCGGCATCCTCGCGCTGCTGCTCGCGGGCGAGACCTGGAACGTCTCCAGCCTGGTGGGCCTCATCGGCCTGTTCGGCATCGCGGTGCAGAACGGCCTGGTGCTCGTCGCGCAGACCAAGGACCTGATGGCCCGGGGCAAGCCCTTCGCGGAGGCCGTGCGTGAGGCGAGCCTCGGACGGGTGCGTCCCAAGCTGATGACGGCGGGCACGGCCATCCTCGGCCTCCTGCCGCTGCTGGTGCTGCCGCTTCACGGGACGGAGATTGAACGCCCCCTGGCGGTGGTGATGGTGGGCGGACTCGTCACCTCCACCCTGTTCACGCTGCTGGCGCTGCCCACGTTCTACGCCCTGGTGCACGGCTTCCAGGAGCGCCTCCAGGCCCGCCGGGCGGCGCGAAAGGCCAGCGCATGA
- a CDS encoding peptidoglycan recognition protein family protein, which yields MTIRASSSRVTSTATASVAATATAVTAPPAGLGKGDSGPKVKQLQQGLVKLGYLTQAQMNSGPGTFGPATEAAVKKFQTAQGVQATGYYGDQTAAALKKALTKVSTPTTPTQPGKFTKPAVISAPSPNSDSRNGADIDTIVLHHTGSNNGSGDVAWLRNPDSQVSAHYVLDRDGKIYQLVGDTKRAWHAGKAELHGVPTDVNARSIGIEIVNDGSGKTAFTDAQYKSLTQLVGYLKQEYKVPANNIVGHKDVAVPKGRKDDPAANFDWNRLRKGIGG from the coding sequence ATGACCATCCGCGCTTCCTCCTCCCGCGTCACCTCCACCGCCACCGCGAGCGTGGCCGCCACGGCCACCGCCGTCACGGCGCCGCCGGCCGGGTTGGGGAAGGGGGATTCGGGGCCCAAGGTGAAGCAGCTCCAGCAGGGGCTGGTGAAGCTGGGATACCTGACGCAGGCGCAGATGAACTCGGGGCCGGGCACCTTCGGACCGGCGACCGAGGCGGCGGTGAAGAAGTTCCAGACCGCCCAGGGCGTGCAGGCCACGGGCTATTACGGGGACCAGACGGCGGCGGCGCTGAAGAAGGCGCTCACGAAGGTGTCCACGCCGACGACGCCCACCCAGCCCGGGAAGTTCACCAAGCCCGCGGTCATCAGCGCGCCGTCGCCCAACAGCGACTCGCGCAACGGCGCGGACATCGACACCATCGTCCTGCACCACACCGGCTCCAACAATGGCTCCGGCGACGTGGCCTGGCTGCGCAACCCGGACAGCCAGGTGTCCGCGCACTACGTGCTGGACCGCGACGGGAAGATCTATCAACTGGTGGGCGACACGAAGCGCGCCTGGCACGCGGGCAAGGCGGAGCTGCACGGCGTCCCCACGGACGTGAACGCGCGCTCCATCGGCATCGAGATCGTCAACGACGGCAGCGGCAAGACGGCCTTCACCGACGCCCAGTACAAGTCGCTGACCCAGCTCGTGGGCTACCTGAAGCAGGAGTACAAGGTTCCGGCGAACAACATTGTCGGACACAAGGACGTGGCCGTCCCCAAGGGCCGCAAGGACGACCCGGCCGCCAACTTCGACTGGAACCGGCTGCGCAAGGGCATTGGCGGCTGA
- a CDS encoding tetratricopeptide repeat protein, with protein sequence MLAPSPSPRGAPRLVRHLALTLSLGLAGCGQTPASERVPFTPASRDTVLEHVPATATDAKARERAALRRALASRADQLDLALRLARLDIEEGRASGDPRYLGRAQAALAPWWDAATPPTGVRLLRATILQGRHEFPAALVDLEALVREAPEDPQAWLTRAVVLGVRGEHSEALNSCAALAPLAGPVAGAVCQAQVKSLAGRSREAYALLSAALARGAHGVGEQAWALSTLAEAAARAGDTERATKLYARVLAMDPADAYTRAAYADLLLDLGRPRDVIALTKDHGQDDNQLLRRVLAEVALGTPEAPALTAELASRHAASHLRGDALHAREEARFALHVEKDAAKALKLAQANWEVQHEPWDARILLEAALAHHSPDAALPVLKFLEASGADDPGPLALAERVRKATP encoded by the coding sequence ATGCTTGCGCCATCCCCTTCGCCGCGCGGCGCTCCGCGCCTCGTGCGTCACCTGGCCCTGACGCTGTCGCTGGGCCTCGCGGGCTGTGGCCAGACGCCCGCGTCGGAGCGGGTGCCGTTCACCCCGGCATCCCGCGACACGGTGCTGGAGCACGTCCCGGCGACGGCGACGGATGCGAAGGCCCGCGAGCGCGCCGCGCTGCGCAGGGCGCTGGCCTCCCGCGCGGATCAACTGGACCTGGCGCTGCGGCTGGCGCGGCTGGACATCGAGGAGGGACGTGCCTCCGGGGACCCCCGCTACCTGGGCCGGGCGCAGGCGGCGCTCGCGCCGTGGTGGGACGCGGCCACTCCGCCCACGGGCGTGCGCCTGCTGCGCGCCACCATCCTCCAGGGCCGCCATGAGTTCCCCGCCGCCCTGGTCGATCTGGAGGCCCTGGTGCGCGAGGCCCCCGAGGATCCGCAGGCATGGCTCACGCGCGCGGTCGTCCTGGGCGTGCGAGGCGAACACTCGGAGGCCTTGAACAGCTGCGCGGCGCTGGCCCCGCTGGCGGGCCCGGTGGCCGGGGCGGTGTGCCAGGCGCAGGTGAAGAGCCTGGCGGGACGCTCCCGGGAGGCGTACGCGCTGCTGTCCGCCGCGCTGGCCCGGGGCGCCCATGGCGTGGGCGAACAGGCCTGGGCGCTGTCCACGCTGGCCGAGGCCGCCGCGCGCGCGGGGGACACCGAGCGCGCCACGAAGCTCTACGCCCGCGTGCTGGCGATGGACCCCGCAGACGCGTACACGCGCGCCGCCTACGCGGACCTGCTGCTGGACCTGGGCCGTCCGCGCGACGTCATCGCGCTCACGAAGGACCACGGCCAGGACGACAACCAGCTCTTGCGGCGAGTGCTCGCGGAGGTGGCCCTGGGCACGCCGGAAGCCCCCGCGCTCACCGCCGAGCTGGCTTCGCGCCACGCGGCCAGCCACCTGCGCGGTGACGCCCTGCATGCCCGCGAGGAGGCGCGCTTCGCCCTCCACGTCGAGAAGGACGCCGCGAAGGCGCTGAAGCTGGCCCAGGCGAACTGGGAGGTCCAACACGAGCCGTGGGACGCGCGCATCCTCCTGGAGGCCGCGCTCGCCCACCACTCGCCCGACGCCGCCCTCCCCGTCTTGAAGTTCCTGGAAGCCAGCGGCGCGGACGACCCCGGCCCGCTGGCGCTCGCGGAGCGCGTGCGAAAGGCCACCCCATGA
- a CDS encoding DUF4331 domain-containing protein, with the protein MRAKKLAAVLTIATTLGATGAIASSHREAPFITQSPKVDGTDLYLFRSYEAGRADFVTMIADYMPFQERYGGPNFFTMDPEALYEIHIDNTGDAQEDLTFQFRFTNTLANSDKGAALTIGTGADAKSVPVPLFNVGPITTANQANLNVKESFTLKVIRGNRRTGTAKNVTNAAGGSTTFLKPTDYIGTKSLGDLAAYEAYVKEHIYTVNIPDCPTPGKVFVGQRKEPFAVNLGPIFDLVNAPAAIITDPAKRDAVPNPLAHNNITTLALEVPIACLKGTSQDIIGAWTTASVRQARAINPTPTFANPAREGGAWQQVSRLGMPLVNELIIGLPDKDKFNTSQPKDDAQFATYVTNPTLPALLETLFGTKAPTVFPRADLVAAFLTGVTGVNANGSTAEMQRLNMALPATPKANQNNLGAAGCFLNGKLDTTLAGCDPAGFPNGRRPGDDVVDIELRVAMGYLLANDTQAPSRNVAFTDAVLQDASQFDAVFPYLTTPNAGANGNGT; encoded by the coding sequence ATGAGAGCAAAGAAACTCGCGGCGGTTCTCACCATCGCGACGACGCTGGGTGCTACCGGGGCGATCGCGTCCAGCCACCGGGAAGCGCCCTTCATCACCCAGTCCCCCAAGGTCGACGGGACCGACCTCTACTTGTTCCGCAGCTACGAAGCGGGCCGCGCGGACTTCGTGACGATGATCGCCGACTACATGCCGTTCCAGGAGCGGTATGGCGGTCCGAACTTCTTCACGATGGATCCGGAGGCGCTGTACGAGATCCACATCGACAACACCGGTGACGCACAGGAGGACCTCACCTTCCAGTTCCGCTTCACCAACACGCTGGCCAACTCCGACAAGGGCGCGGCGCTGACCATCGGCACCGGCGCGGACGCGAAGTCGGTCCCCGTGCCGCTCTTCAACGTGGGTCCCATCACCACCGCGAACCAGGCCAACCTGAACGTGAAGGAGTCCTTCACGCTCAAGGTGATCCGCGGCAACCGCCGCACCGGCACCGCCAAGAACGTGACCAACGCGGCGGGCGGCTCGACCACCTTCCTCAAGCCCACCGACTACATCGGTACCAAGTCGTTGGGTGACCTGGCCGCGTACGAGGCCTACGTCAAGGAGCACATCTACACGGTGAACATCCCGGACTGCCCCACGCCGGGCAAGGTGTTCGTCGGCCAGCGCAAGGAGCCCTTCGCGGTCAACCTGGGGCCGATCTTCGACCTGGTGAACGCGCCCGCGGCCATCATCACCGACCCTGCCAAGCGAGACGCGGTCCCGAATCCGCTGGCGCATAACAACATCACCACCCTGGCCCTGGAAGTGCCCATCGCCTGCCTCAAGGGCACCAGCCAGGACATCATCGGCGCGTGGACCACCGCCAGCGTGCGTCAGGCGCGCGCCATCAACCCCACGCCCACGTTCGCGAATCCCGCGCGTGAGGGCGGCGCGTGGCAGCAGGTCAGCCGCCTGGGCATGCCGCTGGTGAATGAGCTCATCATCGGCCTGCCGGACAAGGACAAGTTCAACACCAGCCAGCCCAAGGACGACGCCCAGTTCGCGACCTATGTGACGAACCCCACGCTGCCCGCCCTGCTGGAGACCCTCTTCGGCACGAAGGCGCCCACCGTCTTCCCGCGCGCGGATCTGGTGGCGGCGTTCCTCACCGGCGTCACCGGCGTCAACGCCAACGGCTCCACGGCGGAGATGCAGCGCCTGAACATGGCGCTGCCGGCCACCCCCAAGGCGAACCAGAACAACCTGGGCGCCGCAGGCTGCTTCCTCAACGGCAAGCTGGACACCACCCTGGCCGGCTGCGACCCCGCGGGCTTCCCCAACGGCCGCCGCCCCGGCGACGACGTCGTGGACATCGAGCTGCGCGTGGCCATGGGCTACCTGCTGGCCAACGACACCCAGGCCCCGTCCCGCAACGTCGCGTTCACCGACGCCGTGCTCCAGGACGCGTCGCAGTTCGACGCCGTCTTCCCCTACCTGACGACCCCCAACGCGGGCGCCAACGGCAACGGGACGTGA
- a CDS encoding TolC family protein: protein MPIRSTTAALGLAVALLCPRPGGAASSRITLQDALTLARQSAPALVEARARVRAAQGPVAGAAPLLRNNPQLDFQTGPRLLSNGDPGWDVAVGLSQPFELGGKQGLRREAARAGLSMEEARLRDAERLLLGDVAGAYLRMLHARERLKLVSAAADAASRTVQATERRFDAGDVPVVDVNVAKVAWARARAEAQVAQGELNALLAELGGRMGFVPGATREFDDDLRALALAPPRVSQARLEDRADLAALAQEQVQAKATATLGRRLVLPDVSVGVRYQKEADETVVLGTLSVPLPVFSRGQEARITGDADLSRAENELKAARVLAEAQQRAASERHGASQDALKALEEILPLLDDNASLAQRSYDAGEMDLAAFLLIRRDTLEARAAWLDGLLRAALSRVQLEVETGVLP from the coding sequence GTGCCCATCCGTTCAACGACGGCAGCCTTGGGGCTGGCCGTCGCCCTGCTCTGTCCGCGCCCTGGCGGCGCGGCTTCCTCCCGCATCACCCTTCAGGATGCCCTCACCCTGGCGCGACAGTCCGCGCCCGCGCTCGTGGAGGCTCGGGCTCGCGTCCGCGCCGCCCAGGGGCCGGTGGCGGGCGCCGCGCCGCTGCTTCGCAACAACCCCCAGCTCGACTTCCAGACCGGGCCACGACTGCTCTCCAACGGCGATCCCGGCTGGGACGTCGCGGTGGGGCTGTCGCAGCCCTTCGAGCTGGGGGGAAAGCAGGGCCTTCGCCGGGAGGCGGCGCGCGCCGGGCTCTCGATGGAGGAGGCCCGGCTGCGCGACGCCGAACGACTCCTGCTGGGAGACGTGGCCGGCGCCTACCTGCGCATGCTGCACGCCCGTGAGCGGCTGAAGCTGGTGAGCGCCGCCGCGGACGCGGCGTCCCGCACCGTCCAGGCCACGGAGCGACGCTTCGACGCCGGAGACGTGCCGGTGGTGGACGTCAACGTCGCGAAGGTGGCCTGGGCCCGGGCGCGCGCGGAGGCCCAGGTGGCCCAGGGTGAGCTCAACGCCCTGCTGGCGGAGCTGGGGGGACGGATGGGCTTCGTCCCCGGGGCGACGCGCGAGTTCGATGACGACCTGCGGGCCCTGGCCCTGGCCCCTCCGCGGGTGTCCCAGGCTCGACTGGAGGACCGCGCGGACCTCGCGGCCCTGGCGCAGGAGCAGGTCCAGGCGAAGGCCACCGCGACGCTGGGCAGGCGCCTGGTGCTGCCCGACGTCTCCGTGGGCGTGCGCTACCAGAAGGAGGCGGATGAGACGGTGGTGCTGGGGACGCTCAGCGTGCCCCTGCCCGTCTTCTCACGCGGCCAGGAGGCGCGCATCACGGGCGACGCGGACCTGAGCCGAGCCGAGAATGAACTCAAGGCCGCGCGCGTCCTCGCGGAGGCCCAGCAGCGCGCCGCGAGCGAACGCCACGGCGCGAGCCAGGATGCATTGAAGGCGCTGGAGGAGATCCTCCCGCTCCTGGACGACAACGCGTCCCTGGCCCAGCGCTCCTACGACGCCGGCGAGATGGACCTCGCCGCGTTCCTCCTCATCCGCCGCGACACCCTGGAGGCGCGGGCCGCGTGGCTCGACGGCCTCCTGCGCGCGGCCCTCTCCCGAGTGCAGCTCGAAGTGGAAACCGGAGTCCTGCCATGA
- a CDS encoding RNA polymerase sigma factor, which yields MSLSSEALGALLRHHHAFLAFLTPRVGSQEAAREVLQAAFVKGMEQGGTLREDQSAVAWFYRLLRNALVDRHRQGQRESSALESLAREQPLSTAEDPGLEATVCGCVAGLAGALKPEYAEALRRVDLEGLPVAEYAKEAGISANNAAVRLHRARQALGRQLVALCGHCCAQGCVDCACPPS from the coding sequence ATGAGCCTGTCCTCCGAGGCGCTCGGCGCGCTGCTGCGCCACCACCACGCCTTCCTCGCGTTCCTCACGCCGCGCGTGGGGAGCCAGGAGGCGGCTCGCGAGGTCCTGCAAGCCGCCTTCGTGAAGGGCATGGAACAGGGAGGCACCCTGCGCGAGGACCAGAGCGCGGTGGCCTGGTTCTACCGGCTCCTGCGCAACGCCCTGGTGGACCGCCACCGCCAGGGCCAGCGCGAGTCCTCCGCGCTGGAGTCCCTGGCGCGGGAGCAGCCGCTGTCCACCGCGGAGGATCCAGGCCTGGAGGCCACGGTGTGCGGCTGCGTGGCGGGGCTCGCGGGCGCGCTCAAGCCGGAGTACGCGGAGGCCCTCCGGCGGGTGGACCTGGAGGGCCTCCCGGTGGCGGAGTACGCGAAGGAGGCCGGCATCTCCGCCAACAACGCGGCCGTGCGGCTGCACCGCGCGCGGCAGGCGCTGGGACGCCAGCTGGTGGCGCTGTGTGGCCATTGCTGCGCGCAGGGCTGCGTGGACTGCGCGTGCCCGCCCTCCTGA
- a CDS encoding efflux RND transporter periplasmic adaptor subunit: MKPTLLLLATLLSLTACKSSQAEHADAREDGHDKAAPEKPHDESGDAVHVHVSQEMLRDLRVTTAKVEARPGGESVTALGELTFSEDAYAEVSSPVSARVAAVAVTTGQAVKQGQRLAELQSPELGRARADLQATQARATAARQAAERKRTLAEERIVARKDVQAADAEAAAAEAEVAAAKAALVSLGGGSAGGDGTSGFVLKAPIDGTVVERAARLGQMADPSQPLFRIGDLSSLWLIVHAFERDAVRLKPGTEARVTFAAYPGQEFAAKVGHVGQRVDPRSRTIPVRLELDNGKGLLRPGMSATASVPLGEPGATLTAVPAAALQRMENGWVAFLPTPEVGVFEQREVGRGRSLGTQVEVLSGLAVGEQVVVEGAFLLKAEVEKSKGGGDEHGH; encoded by the coding sequence ATGAAGCCCACCTTGCTGCTGCTCGCCACCCTGCTGAGCCTCACCGCCTGCAAGTCCTCCCAGGCGGAACACGCCGACGCGCGCGAGGACGGCCACGACAAGGCGGCCCCGGAGAAACCCCATGACGAATCCGGAGACGCGGTCCACGTGCACGTCTCCCAGGAAATGCTGCGGGACCTGCGCGTCACCACCGCGAAGGTGGAGGCCCGTCCCGGAGGGGAGAGCGTCACCGCGCTGGGGGAGCTGACCTTCAGCGAGGACGCCTACGCGGAGGTGTCCTCGCCGGTCTCCGCGCGCGTGGCCGCGGTCGCCGTCACCACCGGACAGGCGGTGAAGCAGGGCCAGCGGCTGGCGGAGCTCCAGAGTCCGGAGCTGGGGCGCGCCCGCGCGGATCTCCAGGCCACCCAGGCTCGCGCCACCGCAGCGCGACAGGCCGCGGAACGCAAGCGCACCCTGGCCGAGGAGCGCATCGTCGCGCGCAAGGACGTGCAGGCCGCGGACGCGGAGGCCGCCGCGGCGGAAGCGGAGGTCGCCGCCGCGAAGGCCGCCCTGGTGTCGCTGGGCGGCGGGAGCGCCGGAGGCGACGGCACGTCGGGCTTCGTGCTCAAGGCGCCCATCGACGGCACCGTCGTGGAGCGCGCGGCGCGGCTCGGGCAGATGGCGGATCCCTCGCAGCCGCTCTTCCGCATCGGAGACCTGTCGTCGCTGTGGCTCATCGTCCACGCCTTTGAACGGGACGCGGTGCGGCTGAAGCCGGGCACCGAGGCGCGCGTCACCTTCGCCGCGTACCCGGGCCAGGAGTTCGCGGCGAAGGTGGGCCACGTGGGGCAGCGAGTGGATCCCCGCAGCCGCACCATCCCCGTCCGGCTGGAGCTGGACAACGGCAAGGGGCTCCTGCGGCCGGGCATGTCCGCGACCGCGTCCGTGCCGCTGGGCGAGCCGGGCGCCACGCTCACCGCCGTGCCCGCGGCCGCGCTCCAGCGGATGGAGAACGGCTGGGTGGCCTTCCTGCCCACGCCGGAGGTGGGCGTCTTCGAACAGCGTGAGGTGGGCCGGGGCCGCAGCCTGGGAACACAGGTGGAGGTGCTGTCGGGGCTCGCCGTCGGCGAGCAGGTGGTCGTGGAGGGAGCGTTCCTGCTCAAGGCCGAGGTGGAGAAGTCCAAGGGCGGAGGTGATGAACATGGCCACTGA